The sequence GCGATAGAGTATGTTATCGACGGCGACCGTGAATATCGTCAATTGGAGGCTGAACTGCAGGCCGCCAATGAAAAAAATGATGGTCATGCCATTGCCACCGTACACGGCAAGCTCGACGCCATCCATGCCTGGACTATTCAGTCCCGCGCCGCCAGTTTGCTCAATGGGTTAGGCTTCTCCCAAGACCAGTTACAGCAACCGGTGCGCTCCTTCTCCGGCGGCTGGCGTATGCGCCTTAACCTGGCACAGGCGCTGCTTTGCCGCTCTGATCTGCTGCTGCTAGATGAACCGACCAACCACTTGGATTTGGATGCGGTTATCTGGCTGGAAAAATGGCTGAAAAACTACACCGGAACACTGGTGCTTATCTCCCATGACCGTGATTTCCTTGATCCTATTATTGATAAGATTTTACACATTGAACAGCAGACGCTGAATGAATATACCGGTAACTATTCATCCTTCGAACGCCAGCGCGCTACCAAACTGTCGCAACAGCAATCGATGTATCAGCATCAGCAAGAAAAAGTCGCGCATTTACAAAGCTATATCGACCGTTTCCGCGCGCAAGCGACGAAAGCCAAGCAGGCCCAGAGCCGCATTAAAATGCTTGAGCGCATGGAGCTAATCGCCCCTGCCCACGTCGATAACCCATTCCACTTCAGCTTCCGCACGCCAGAGAGCTTGCCCGACCCTCTGCTGCGGATGGAAAAGGTCAGCGCGGGCTACGGCGATAAAACCATTTTGCAATCCATCAAGCTGAACCTGGTGCCCGGCTCACGTATCGGCCTGTTGGGGCGCAACGGCGCGGGTAAATCCACCCTAATTAAGCTGTTGGCAGGCACGCTGGAACCACAGAGCGGCGAGATTGGCCTGTCCAAAGGCATCAAACTGGGTTACTTCGCCCAGCATCAACTTGAATTCTTACGCGCAGATGAATCTCCGCTACAACATATGAGTCGTTTGGCTCCCAAAGAGTCAGAACAGCAACTGCGTGACTACCTCGGTGGCTACGGTTTTCAGGGCGATCAGGTGACTGACCCCACCGCCCGCTTCTCTGGTGGTGAAAAGGCGCGACTGGTATTGGCGCTGATTATCTGGCAGCGCCCTAACCTGCTGCTGCTGGATGAACCGACCAACCACCTTGACCTTGATATGCGGCAGGCCCTGACCGAGGCGCTGATTGATTTCGAGGGCGCATTGGTGGTGGTCTCCCATGACCGTCATTTGCTGCGCTCCACCACCGATGACCTCTATCTGGTACACGATGGTAAAGTGGAGCAGTTCGACGGCGATCTGGAGGATTACCAGCAGTTTCTGGTGGATGTGCAGCGCCAGCAGAGCCAGCAGGAGAATCCAGCCAAGGAGCTTTCGGGCAACAGCGCCCAGCAGCGTAAAGATCAAAAACGCCGCGATGCTGAGTTCCGTAGCCAGACCCAGCCGCTGCGTAAGCAGATTATGACGCTGGAAAAACAGATGGATAAGCTAACAACCGAGTTAGCCGCCATTGAAGAGCAACTGGCTGATTCGGCTCTGTATGATATGGCCCGCAAGGCGGATTTGACCCAATGCCTACAGCAGCAGATTCAGGTGAAGTCCAAGCTGGAAGAGACCGAAATGCAGTGGCTGGATGCGCAGGAGCAACTGGAAGATATCACCAAGCAATTTGAGGCGGAGTAATCAGCATGGCGCCAATTGAAGTCAGTATCATTGTTCCGGTTTATAACTGTGAAACTTATCTCGCCGAGTTGCTGGATTCATTGAGAAGCCAAGTAGGCGTTTCATTTGAAATCATCGCCGTGAATGATGGTTCGACGGACAGCAGCCCAGAGATGCTCGCTGACACTGCCCGCAATGAGAGCCGGCTAGTGATTATCAATCAGGCGAATCAAGGTCTGTCGGCTGCCCGCAACGCGGGTATCGCGCGGGCTACAGGGCAGTGGATCGCCTTTGTCGATGGCGACGACTGGCTCGCGCCCAATGCGCTACAGCGCTGGTTAACCCAAGCCAAAGAGCAGTCGCTGGATTTACTCATTGGCAACGGTTATCGATTCACCACCGATCCTGCGGTACAAACCGCAGCGCCGTTGCTGCATAAACAGCCGTGGGGCGAGGTGTTGGACGGCCAGCAGTGGATCATGCGCAGTGTTGAGCAGGATGAGTGGCCGCACTTTGCCTGGTTGCAACTTATTCGCCGCGAGGTGATCATCGAGAATCAGCTAGCCTTTATCCGCGATATGGTGCATGAGGATATTTTGTGGACCACCCAACTGGCGCGGGTTGCCCGGCGCGTCGGGTTCTGCCAGCAGCCGTTTTACGGCTATCGCACTAATCC comes from Yersinia bercovieri ATCC 43970 and encodes:
- a CDS encoding ABC transporter ATP-binding protein; translation: MIVFSSLQIRRGTRVLLDNATATINPGQKVGLVGKNGCGKSTLLALLKGELSADGGNATFPTNWALAWVNQETPALDIPAIEYVIDGDREYRQLEAELQAANEKNDGHAIATVHGKLDAIHAWTIQSRAASLLNGLGFSQDQLQQPVRSFSGGWRMRLNLAQALLCRSDLLLLDEPTNHLDLDAVIWLEKWLKNYTGTLVLISHDRDFLDPIIDKILHIEQQTLNEYTGNYSSFERQRATKLSQQQSMYQHQQEKVAHLQSYIDRFRAQATKAKQAQSRIKMLERMELIAPAHVDNPFHFSFRTPESLPDPLLRMEKVSAGYGDKTILQSIKLNLVPGSRIGLLGRNGAGKSTLIKLLAGTLEPQSGEIGLSKGIKLGYFAQHQLEFLRADESPLQHMSRLAPKESEQQLRDYLGGYGFQGDQVTDPTARFSGGEKARLVLALIIWQRPNLLLLDEPTNHLDLDMRQALTEALIDFEGALVVVSHDRHLLRSTTDDLYLVHDGKVEQFDGDLEDYQQFLVDVQRQQSQQENPAKELSGNSAQQRKDQKRRDAEFRSQTQPLRKQIMTLEKQMDKLTTELAAIEEQLADSALYDMARKADLTQCLQQQIQVKSKLEETEMQWLDAQEQLEDITKQFEAE
- a CDS encoding glycosyltransferase → MAPIEVSIIVPVYNCETYLAELLDSLRSQVGVSFEIIAVNDGSTDSSPEMLADTARNESRLVIINQANQGLSAARNAGIARATGQWIAFVDGDDWLAPNALQRWLTQAKEQSLDLLIGNGYRFTTDPAVQTAAPLLHKQPWGEVLDGQQWIMRSVEQDEWPHFAWLQLIRREVIIENQLAFIRDMVHEDILWTTQLARVARRVGFCQQPFYGYRTNPESITNSPSPQALQRRANSYLDIIHGLVEIAANSPPALRKTLLRHANRESGHLLGLIRKKITDPTARRLLAKRFFALGLPAALFRGSSTFSEFWRALRCNLTLGFYTKK